The DNA segment TGGTTAAATGTGGACGGAGGGTGTTGCTTAAGGCTAATGCGACTTATGTGACGCTGTACGATAGTTTGCATGGCCGATCCCGAGATGCGGTTGAGGTGTTCTTGGGTACAGTCGGCCAAATTGCGACTTATCCATATTTCAGAAACAGAGTCAGCCAATTGAGCTGGGAGGCGAATGCAAATTTGCCTTTATTGCCCAGCCAATCATTTGACCCTAACCATCAACGGCAAGATATCGATTGAATGATCAAACGTTCCGATGTCTGAGGCCTTCATCGACTTACGATTCTCTGGCGATCCTCCCTGTTAGGCGTGAGGGTCGCGGATACAATTAATCGAATGCCTTCGTAAGCAGCGCGAAATCCTCGTACCAATAGCCATACCGCTGGCGGAACGAAGGTGAGTGGTTTCTGCCGCTTCGTCGTTGCCGATGCGATTGATGGCGGAAGAGTTGACGTTGAGACTCAACCGGTCCGGTTCCAAAGGGTTTCTTTGAGGTGGGCGGGACGCCGAAGCGTGCGTGGCTCGACCTCGACGGCGCGCAAGACGGCGGGACTGCCGTCGTTCCTGCGCACCAATGCCAGCAAGGCCAGCGACGGCACCAATCCGACGGTGTCGAACGGCGTCGTCAACGCCGCCCGGGTCGACGGCACGCAGCGCTCGTTCACCGAGACGATCCTGAAGGACGTGATCGCCAAGACCTGGGCCGAGGGCGGCAACCCGAAAATGCTGATGGTGGGGCCGTTCAACAAGCAGCGCGCCAGCACTTTCGGCGGCATCGGCGCGACGCGCTTCAACGTCAACGGCGC comes from the Iodidimonas sp. SYSU 1G8 genome and includes:
- a CDS encoding DUF5309 family protein, coding for MRGSTSTARKTAGLPSFLRTNASKASDGTNPTVSNGVVNAARVDGTQRSFTETILKDVIAKTWAEGGNPKMLMVGPFNKQRASTFGGIGATRFNVNGAKPATIIGAADIYVSDFGNLEIVPNRFQRERDAFVIDPEYAALVQLRPIQQVPLAKTGDAEKRMLVVE